The DNA segment GGATTCTCCCCACCGCATGTGAGGAGGACCTTCCAACCTAACAGTGGACACCACCTTTTGTGTCTCTTTATGGCACATGTGAAGACCTTCCAACCATTCAGTAATGAGTCTTTTAGGTTTGGGTgttttttgtgtttttgtttttgttcttttttgttgCCATTCTCTGTACATTTCTTTATCCTTGATTGATTCTGTAATTGAGAGAAGTGAGATGTGAATTGGAAGGGCAAGAGATGTTAGTTATCTAATTTAGCTCGTAAAAAAACTTTGATAGATCATCGTAAGGTACTATGATCATCGAATCCCgcattcattatttatttaaagaaaaaggataaagtataaatctttttttttttcatataatcaTGGTTATTCAACCTGTTTAAATTGGATTACAATACTTGTTAATCTTCATTTTCTCTTTATTTGAGTTTATAATGCATTCAAAAAGTTGGATATATATAGTATCCAAATAGCTAGAGGTCATTCTCGGAGGAGATGTGTAGTCCAATATCttacataaaaaatcatcaacaaTAATAGTTATGATATCATGCTCAAACTCAATAAGTGCTTTATTAAGTCATCGGGTCTAATCATTGatccaaaatgcttcacataaacAAATTCACAAGAATAAAAATGCAAGAGGAACAAAGATGTCAAACAAGAGAATCTACAATACTAGCACCAGATCTCtccagaaagaaagaaaaatggcaTCGATTCACATTTGCACCTCAACTAAATAAATGCTATCGCACAATCGCTTGATTTATTGGGAAAAGCTAATATCTGTTATTGATGCATCAGTGTgtatgaaagaaagaaaaatggccATGATATACTGTCATTAATATATAAAAGTGTAAAACGTCACATACATTAGGGAAAAGCTAATATCTGCACAAGTAGGATAATGACATGAAGCTGCATCTCTCAAACTGGCACCGGGTTCCCTTCCAATGCCTCTTTCCCTGTTATACCCTCTTTCAAGTTCTTGAAGTACTCATCATAGTCCTTCTCCGGTGGAGGGTTTTCGGGGTCGATCACATACAGCTCACTAAACGGCACAGTACTTTTCACCTACAAGCAGGAAGAATTGTCGAGCACAAGAGATTGCAGTATCATCAGCACTATTTTCCAGTAAAATTTGTCCAACATGATGCAGTAACATGTTTCCTTCagttgccttcatttgtgttaagGTGAAATATTACATAATTGGCTTTCATAAAAGAACCACTATGCAAAAAAGATGCTGCAGACGATCGTTGACATAAAGACTTCATAACTGATTGATCACATGCAACTAAAGCCACAGACGGGCCATCGATCGACATCCATGGAGCCCCTTGCATGGTCATGATGTAAATGAAGGTTGTGTTTAAATTTTTCTTTCagaaaaagatggccaagttcatAGTTCCATAAAGAAAGGGTTTTGCCAACTCAACAAAGCACATGCTCCATCATTTTATGACCAAGGAAAATGAATACGTGATGTACTAAAGTTGAAACCTCATTGGAAAAAAATAATCATTCTCTAGCTAGTCTTGATGGGCAGTACTTCAAGCACAGATCATACAGACCAAGATATCACAAAATTAAATTTCTGCAAAAAATTTAAGGTGATACAAGTCCAAATGTGGAAGAACCTGTTGGATTTAAACTTGTTAAAGTATCATAAAGAGGTTATTTTCATCAAAAAAAGATTCATTGCATCAAGAAAGAGGTTCATTGCAtagaaataaattaaatatctatGGAAGAACAAGCTAAATTGGCTATTGGTTCTCAAAAAGATTTGATTCATTTTGAGtacaattaatgtaatgtatctttggggattATATAAACCCCATTGGATCATGAAACATATAGAGTTTTGAAGTTGTAAAGAATTTTGAGTGAAAGATCAAATATCTTGCCTTGTGTTACTCTTCCTTTGTGTGATAAACATATTTCTTCTTCTTATCAAGTTCAACAGAACCTTAATCCTAGGTTAAAATTAAGTTCTTTATATATCTGTTAATATCAATTTCCATCTATGTCATTGTAGATTATAATGTTCTTTCATTTTAGTTGATGTAAACAGCTACCTTACGATAGACAGATATACAACAAATGTCAACATGAAATCTATTTACCTCAAAGGTCTTCCCACATGCATATGGGCTATCCAGAGCTGCAATGCAGATTCGTGCAATCTCCTCCCTTGAAATTTTACCCTGAAAGCCACAGATAGTAGGCATGCTCCATTTAATGTTGCATCTTTGTTTTTTGGTTTTAGTGGGTCATACATTTCATGTGATACTAATAAAGACTCATGCTTAAGATATACAAATACATGTCCAAAATATAACTCCCAAGTGTCTTGAATACCGTTATATTGTCTCCTTGATCAAAAATGAGATCAGCTCCTGCAGGTTCTTCTGTTAGAGCACATGGCCGAACAATTGCATACGGAATACCACTTTCACGTAACAAATCTTCACCCTAAATAAAAATCAGAAGAAACAATTGTAAAAACTTATTCTTGTAAAATTTTCCATTACCATAGAAACTCAAAATGATTACCGATCATAACTGTGAAATGTGCTTGAGTAGAACCACTTATTGTTACATAGTCCAAAATTTTAGTAATGCACAATATATTGACAACacaaagcaacatttacatcaacATTTGGGAATAACATACATGTAAAGTTACACATGAAAACTTTACTATTGTTGTAGGTGTTCCAGTTGACAATCTATAATTCTATTGTGTATTGAGGGATTTCAGATGTCCTGAGAGCATGATGTATTGTACTTGATATAGAATGCAATGTTTCCAACTATAGAAAAACAAATTCAGAACCattaagaaaaatgaagtctttAGTGAACACCTGATACATGGGTAACAAAACTAAAAAACATTGCAAAATTAGAAGTACTGCTTAGATGCACACGTCCATATTCTTAATTTGACAGTATAAACTGACTCTGTAAAAGTTAGTATATTCCAAATTTCACACTATTCAATTTAGAAagacatcaaaatcaatttcagtatttattttattttagattctTCCTAAATTACGTATCTGATTGTTACTTGCAGACATCAAATTTGTTTAGCCTAGTTGAGAAATACCATAATAAGTCAGTACAAAAACTGCTAAATAAATAGAAAATTGCAACCCAACCTATTCATAGTCAAAATGGACATCATTGTGTTGACTACTCATCaaatagaacttgctatatttctttatcaattttcaaataaatTAGGAATCAGGATTTAACTGTTCTAGATAAAATCTGATTTGTCAGAAAAATTCTTGAACACAAACTATGATGCTTTAACTCTTTTGCCCGAGCATAATCAAGTATACAGGAATATAATCAGAAAATTATTATGCTCAAGTTCAGTGAACTCACCTTCAGTTTATATGTGAGGACAAAGCCTAACTCCTTGTTCAAGCGCACTGCAGGCGGTTGTTTGCTTAAATCCAGTCCAGGTCTGCCAGGTCGAGTAACCCCTGCGGAACTCACATGTACAAACCTGCATAATAAAGCCATATCATAAGTGCGATTCTTTCATAAACAACTCGCCATACCCTCTATGCCAGACAGCATAATGCCTTGACCATGTTGGTTTTAGGCCTCGATATGTTACAAACTCCTACTAGGTTTCAGAGCTTCCACAATAAATCAAAAGTATGTTATTTCTGATGAAGAAATGAAACCTGGGAGTGATAGGCTCATTAATGTATGCTCGTATGCTGGAAAATGGAAGCTGAAATGAACCTTCCACAAAAGTTGGGTTGAGTTTCCCATCATACTCAAACTTGCTGTACATGAGCTGTAAaagattgtctttttttttttagatgaaacaTTTGATTATGACAAagaatgggagagagagagagcacaagaAACAAGCCTGCAGCGAAATTATTTTGCTCGGGTCAAAGGGGGCAGCATCTGTCACAGTTCGAGCACGAAATATAGGCCTAAATGAAGAAAATGGCAGCTTTATCTGAATACAAAAGAAAATATAGTTAGCACGGCTAGCTAATAGTTGTGACACTAGGCATATAGAATGGAGATAACATACTGTCTGCCACTGCTCCTTTGTGGTGTCAAAGCTTGCTGTATAACCCACCGTATCCCAATCATAACTAGTGCGTAAAATGAGCTTGTAACGACGTCCATCACCTTTAACTCTCATTTCAATACCGTCATATGCTGAAAGGTCTTCAGGTGTAGAAAAATTCTGGACCATAAAAAATTGAATTTTCAAATACATAGTTCAAATTGCAAATTAGTTTAGCAAAGCAACAGAAAAAGGAACAAATACTAATTTATCTATAATCATGAAAGAGCCTAATTTGACTATCAGTCACACAATCAGGAGAAGAATATGGAGGTcccttaaatataaaaaaagatgTTGATAGCATCTAGGATAAATCTTGTGATATTAGGTAATATTAAATTTCTTTAGGTCACCCAACTAGAGAATTTTATATGAGATAAGAAGACAACCATTAATAATTGAGGCCTGGTCCCTGGAAATATTACTTGAGCATCATAAAGTGTATGTTCTTATTGTGGCAATTGGACTATACTCTCCAAAAGCATGTGCCAGGAATCATTTTGGAGCTAGACCTCAAAGTGATACAAGAGTAATTATATAGGAAAATTCTACTAATTTCGAAAATGAATTTTCAGCATATTTCATAGCATTAAGGTGACTACAAGACCAAAGACAATATTACATTAACAAAAATGGAAAGTAGCTAGAACAAGAAAATCGAAGAAAAGTTCATAATTCATGTATATGTCAAATGGCAAAGCTTGACCAACAAACTAACATAGCTTTCACTTGAGATTGTTCAATGATCAAATACGCCAACACTTGCAAACTCACATATACTCCATGCGGCTGTCTTGCAGCTTTGTTCTCAAATTAGTAAATGATATATGAAGTCAATTACCTTGGTCCTGATACTGGTGAATCCACCATTGTTTGCAGTTGAAACAACACCtgaataaatatgtatatatatatataagatgcaTATGCAAAAATAAACATCATTAGACAACTAAACTAAATATATAGTTTCAACTTAGGCCACTGCACAAAAGTGAGCAGGAGCACAAGGATAAACCTTTGAACAACCCAGTCGGTCCGCCATCTTCGTTTCCCTTAGGGTCAACCTGGAATCCACTTTCACTAACACCTCCCATGACAACATCATCTAAAGCACCCCAGATAAGCTTCCCTGTGATATTGCCTGCTAGCATAAAGTAGATAGAACAACTAAAACTGTGTTGTCGATGCAAACAATATCTGAATGACTTAATATGTAATTTGTTATTTCTGTTGAACACAATTggtaaaaataaaaggaaaaagggaaaaaaatttaaGGATCTTTGATTTTCCAAGTAATGCGTACAAGTAAAACCAAAACATGGTTAACAAAGAGGGAATCTTGGAGCATTAAACGTAAAGCAGTCACTGTTATAAGATCAATATCCAATAACAATTGTGCATTTCTTACCATTTTCAGAAAGACCAAGTAGACAAATCATAGAAGCATACATAAACATCCTTTAAGTAATTAATTAAATGAAGCATACTTAAATAAATATCACATTTATACTTATGTATAAGAATTAAAAACATTTCATCTTTACTTATAATGTCAAGATTTTTTATGATCTAATGTCGAAGTAGGTCAGTAGGTATGTGCAGTAAATCAGATTACATACCTTTGAATCCAAATAACAATTCTCCATCCTGTAGCCCTACACTATTCTTCACTGCATTAATCAGATTTTGCATTCCGATATATTCTACTTTTTCTGGTGAATCTCCTTTTATCTGACAATTAATGAAATATTTGGCATAACTATGCTAGAAGTTTGAAGAGCTAGTAAAAATTCTTGACGAATTAACTTTAGCAACAAAGAAGATCGTTTCAGCACCTCAGGTTCGAAAAATTTAATCCCCTGTATCAAACAAGATTAAACTATTGTCAGGGAAGAAGTAGGAACAGATTTTCTAAATGAGTCAACAGATAAATCATGGACAACTGCAGAAAGTGAAAACCAAGTCAAAGATATGCCTCATTAGATGTATCTACGTTGTATAACATACTTGGCTGTACTTTGCTCTATCAGGAGTATCCCCTTCCTTTGGGCCGATGATAACAGAAGCTGCATTGATGACTTTTTTCACCCCTTTGAAGTATTCGGGAGAAAGCGTTTCCATCTTAGTAATATCTCCAACAATCTAAAATATTTGAATCAAAGCAGCTACCACTAAGTACAAGAAAATGTTGCCTCTCATTGACATAAATTAGCAAGTTAAACCCACAAAGTACCTAAAGGATTTGCAGGAAAAAGTAACAACAGTAGGGAATTTTTAGGAGATTTTCAAATGTAGTAAAGCATCATGGAACCTCTAATATGTTGAAATAATAAACTAGTATTCATAGATGTAgaaaaaaattacatatatattttgTAAAGTAAAAAACATTATCTAACAAAACCCAAGTTGAATTTACATCACTCGATAGAATTCAACCTTCCTCTTACTTCTTTGGCATTGAAGAAACTTAAACTGTATCGAcagaaattataataatatatgcatCTCACCAAGTCAACATCAGGCCCTAACATGGATCTTGCCTTCTCTTTATTTCTAACCTGGattttaagaaataaaaagaCTTAGACTTCGATTGATGAGAGAAAGAGAATAGAACTTTCTAAATTCCAGTATATATTTAAAGAGTATAAAGGATACCAGTGCACAAACAGGAAACCCTTTATTCCTTAAGATGTTAACTACCCTTCGTCCAACACCACCAGTGGCTCCAGCTACCAGCACCATATCAGAAGTTTCCATTTTCTTTATTAGTTCAGTTGATGTTGGACTTGACAGTTTTTCGATCAGAGATTCGATGAACTTCAtaaatgaaaattaatcattataaatgatataaaatattatacatgTTATAAGAAAAACAAAAGGGATACATGTATTCATACTTGAAACacgaaagaccaaccttggcaggATTAGGAGGTCCATTAAAAAAATACAATGTTCTAATGAATCTACCAAAATCCCAAGTTTGCCGACCAGACTCAGCAGATATAGCTCCCTTGTACTTTCTTGAGTATTTAAAAGGAGGCAGAGCTTCCTTGTAAAGACATGGATCCGATCTATAAGCATGTGGGATAAATTGCTTAGCACGGAGGGATAGCACTTGAAGATGCAAGTCACCGGAGTTTCTTTTGCAAGTGTGTGATGAAGAAATCCCCTGAAGCAAGGACCAATACAATAAGAATTCCATTGTGGTGACCAAGTCCAGAAAGTTTCATTACAAATCCTTGATCGTTTAGCGTCAGAATCGGccataatcataaaaataataatgttaacatggatttataaaaaaaaaagaactataaTAAAGAAATTTATTTGTGTAGATTATTCACTTTGTTTGGCTAAAAATTAACAGTAAGGATCAGCTTTTTTTGCAATCAGGATTTTGGATAAGTACATGGATATAAATGATACAGATAAGTTGGTGGAAGACCCAAACTGCAGCTTCATGTATACATAAGAATATGGTAAAGCAATTGTCCATGCATAGTTTAGTCAGAGAAAAAGAAAACTATAGAATGTTGTCCTGAAAAACATCATATCATCGTAAGCGAACTCGTTGATTCAGTCAATCCAATTAATATACACAGTACATTTAACTCAATTTGGAGAACAATATAATCATATCAGTTAGACATTaaatcaaagatatcataaattaCTACATTTTACCAGCCAAAAAATTCCATTTTGTTAAAACAAAGGATTTTTGCTATGTAAGCTGATGTTATGCATAGTCCAAGTATAATGTAGATCACTAAAAAGAGAAGCCATTTCTCTGAGCTGATAAATATATAACACTCTTACAGACACTCATATTCCTGCACCTCTTAAAACCCATCTTTTCCTTTGAAAAACCTATTATCACCACATAATAAGTTATAAAATCCCTTTTAAATTTCAGATAGATGTACTGCCAACGGAGACCATACGAAACTTGGAATGACTGTTTCAAAATTTAAGGTAAAATCCCTACTTCCAAATACAATTCTGTTGATTGTTTCTTAAAATCCAACAAACGATCCATAAAAGCAAGTACTTTTCCCTAAAAATGATTTTTCATTTGGCCAAAAGATATTAAGAATTTGAAATTGTTCTCaagaaaaaaatctaattaaGCTGATTAAAACCTAGGAAGTTACTTGAAAAGGTTTTACGTGGTCAACTAACATTTTGTGCTGTTGGTAACTATATGCATCTACTGACCTATATAACATTTAGATTATAAAGGACAAGTGAATAAAATATTTCAACATTTGGTACCTTTTACTAAAAGATCAAGTTTTCTTACTGTGTTGTTTCCTTAATTTTTCTGAACATGCACTTATTGATCGTCAGTACCGCATAATCAATGTCCGTATCATCAGAAACTACCCAAAAAGTATCAAAATTTCCTCGATTTACTATAATAAACAGACATGGAACGCAAATTCACAAAACAAACGAACATGTATATTTACCACAAAAGAAAATGGAGGAATGAGGACGACCATAATGATGATGACGATTACTAGTGGGTAAAAAGAGATCAAGATTGTGCTATCACTCGAACATCAGAAATCGGGTGGCAAAAGTTGTACCTGAGGATCGAGAAGAGCCGAAGCCGAAGATCGCAAGGAGAGACCGCAGCAGCACTCCATTTCTCAGCAAACTTCAGGGACCATACTTTTGCCTAAAGCAGATGCGAAGTGATAGATACACCATTTCTAGAAGGGCAACTCGGACCACAAGACCCGGAGAGCAGATTGCGGCGGTGCACTACCCCTCGCCCCCGCCTTTGCTAAAGAACTCACCACAGAGCCATCAACGACAAGAGCCGATCCGATCGAATCAGACGGCGTCGATGGCTTCCCTCGCTTAATATACAACTTACAAGCGGAACACGACATCGCGGCGGTTTCCTTCCCGGTTCCCGCGCGCACAGATGTCCTTTTTTTGCCGCGAAATCTCGCCCTTCGCAGCTTCGAACGGATCCCCTCCGACTCCTATCATGCCGAGCTCTCCGAGGAGCGAGCAATGAATCTTGACCCGCTCGCTACCTGTTCGACAAAATGCGGAAGAAGTGGATCAGCTAAAGGCAGTGTCCCGTACTCGACATCATCTGTCCCGTACTTGAATAGAGCCGGATATTACTCCATAAATATATCaactatatactatatatatgtttaacatttttattttgttcttGGCAAAAGTTTCATATCTAAAACTTATGATTGATAGATCTGAATAGTGTCTAAATTTTGCCCTATAAAAATTGTCCAAATATACAAAGGTAGGAGGATCAGTAAATATAATAAGCTACATTTGCTCTCTGTTCCCCGTATATCAAACTAAGTTAAACTACAAAGttagtattttcttcttcttagaAACACAACACGCAACGATTTAATTACATTATGTCATCCCTTTGTCTATGTTAATTAGTGTTGGGAAGAAACATGTTaacgcggaataattcttttccctctttgtgtatcaaaataggttcctcatcaaaataccaacttgatatcaaaatgctaatatcaatcagcacaacataaacaatagagcaataaatcaatcacacagtgagaccaaatctttttaacgtgaaaaacccaatgtggaaaaaaccatgggaccgtagtccacctcaaacttccactatcaataataatgataacaggtttacagtaggtcttctctagaataactagaggatcagaataacatcaagatcatagatcttggctcaaggatagcatatcttcatcacgtaggatggatctcctcaaaagagaattctaggtctcacagagtggatatcgcaggaaagtaccttagagagggtaaactgcagatcaacaccgttaggattgtagagtttgctgtaaggattctccacataaaatttgggccgaaactgacaacgtttggccaccgatcgtcaagcagaaaaactcagaaaccttactttctctctctatttctctctctttttttctcgGCACGTCGCAGgctgcacgctgcaatctcactgtgcacacacacacaccctgcacgctgcccaattttgccctttctctgttaattactgatttgggctcaataggcccaattgtccaagcccacagatgggctggacccaacaattctccccctccagctcatatggtgggctgtaccaagcccgctcttcgcctacatgcttcaagtttctccttaggcaaagactttgtcaacatatctgaaccattctcattggtatgtaccttttccaactgtaattctttcatctcaagcacatcacgaatccagtgatatctcacatcaatatgcttggatctagaatgatatgttgaattcttggagaagtgaatagcgctctgactgtcacagtaaacagtatatccttcctgttttaagcccaattcctgtagaaactttttcatccataaagcttccttgcaggcttcagtaactgctatgtattctgcttctatggttgatagagcaacacacttttgtaacttagactgccaagagactgctcctcctgcaaatgtcatcaagaatcccgaagtggacttcttggaatcagtatcacctgccatgtctacatctgtgtacccttctaacacaggttcatcatcaccaaaacataaacacaacctggaagtacctcttagatatcttaatattcatttcactactgcccaatgttcctttccaggatttgagagaaatcgactaacaactccaactgcatgagttatatctggcctagtacaaatcatagcatacatcaaactgcctactgcagatgagtaaggcactctggatatttcttctttttctttctcacttgtaggacattgtttcgaactaagcttgaaatgacctgcaagtggggaacaaactgctttggctttactcatgttgaatctttcaagaaccttttcaatgtaagtctcctgagatagccaaatcttccttttcttcctatcacgaagaatcttcatgccaagtatttgtctcaccgatcctaagtctttcatggcaaaagacttacttagctctctttttaagcttttcaatttttccaacatcatggccaacaatcaacatatcatcaacatatagcagtaaaataataaaatcatcatctgaaaatttcttcataaacacacaatgatcagatgtggttctattatacccttggctcatcataaaggaatcaaacttcttgtaccactgtctaggtgcctgtttgagtccatataagcttttcctaagcttacataccagattttcttttcccttgactttgaaaccttctggttgctccatgtaaatttcttcttctaagtcaccatgaagaaatgctgtttttacatcaagttgttcaacttctaaattcaagcgggcagccaaactaagaacaactcggatagaggacattttcacaaccggagaaaatatttcttcaaagtcaatacctttcttctgactgaatcctttcacaactaatcgtgccttgtatctttgttgtgagctattattttcagtcttcaatttataaacccatttattcttgagagctttcttctctttcggcagctttaccaagtcataggtgtggttctcaagcaaggatctcatctcttcttgcatggctttaacccactcactcttattctcatgtagaatagcttcttagtaagtttttggctctcccccatcagtaagcataacatactcatgtggaggatatctggtagagggttgtcgctctctagtagatcttctcaatggaatctcaactggtggtggaggtgcctgttcagttggttcagcatcatcaactgtaggtgtatcatcactagtattctcaccataatcttcttattcatctcccccatgatcatcatgaactacaggtgaaggaactggactcaaactccaaggaatataaacagaggtttctggcttctcaacattatcaccatcatcaaacaattggtcttcaagaaacacaacatctctgcttctaataatcttcttgttcactggatcccataatctgtacctaaACTCTtcgtgaccatatcccaagaagatacatgcttttgccttattatcaagcttggacctctcatctttgggaatatgaacaaatgctttacacccaaagactctcaaatgattataagatatatcttttcctctccatactctctctggaacatcaccttgcagaggaactgatggagaaagatttatcaggtcaactgtagttctcatagcctccccccaaaatgactttggtaacttggcgtgggaaagcatacacctaatcctttcttcaatggttctgttcatcctttctgccacaccattctgctgaggagttttaggaactgttttctcaagcctgataccatggaacctgcaataattctcaaaaggacccctgtactcgccaccatcatctgatcgaacacactttagctttctgccagtttctctttcaacattgacatgaaactccttgaaagcatcgagtacctgatctttagatttcaaagcaaaagcccaaacttttctagaatggtcatcaataaaagtaacaaaataaagagcacctccaagagttctagtttgcatagtacaaacatcagtatgaactaaatcaataacatcagatcttctagatgatggatatgtctgaaatgcaactttatgtatttttccagctaagcaatgatcacaagatttaagagat comes from the Musa acuminata AAA Group cultivar baxijiao chromosome BXJ1-10, Cavendish_Baxijiao_AAA, whole genome shotgun sequence genome and includes:
- the LOC103969413 gene encoding protein HIGH CHLOROPHYLL FLUORESCENCE PHENOTYPE 173, chloroplastic, translating into MECCCGLSLRSSASALLDPQGISSSHTCKRNSGDLHLQVLSLRAKQFIPHAYRSDPCLYKEALPPFKYSRKYKGAISAESGRQTWDFGRFIRTLYFFNGPPNPAKFIESLIEKLSSPTSTELIKKMETSDMVLVAGATGGVGRRVVNILRNKGFPVCALVRNKEKARSMLGPDVDLIVGDITKMETLSPEYFKGVKKVINAASVIIGPKEGDTPDRAKYSQGIKFFEPEIKGDSPEKVEYIGMQNLINAVKNSVGLQDGELLFGFKGNITGKLIWGALDDVVMGGVSESGFQVDPKGNEDGGPTGLFKGVVSTANNGGFTSIRTKNFSTPEDLSAYDGIEMRVKGDGRRYKLILRTSYDWDTVGYTASFDTTKEQWQTIKLPFSSFRPIFRARTVTDAAPFDPSKIISLQLMYSKFEYDGKLNPTFVEGSFQLPFSSIRAYINEPITPRFVHVSSAGVTRPGRPGLDLSKQPPAVRLNKELGFVLTYKLKGEDLLRESGIPYAIVRPCALTEEPAGADLIFDQGDNITGKISREEIARICIAALDSPYACGKTFEVKSTVPFSELYVIDPENPPPEKDYDEYFKNLKEGITGKEALEGNPVPV